The genomic region GATGTTTTTTTTGTATTGGTTGAGCGGAATCGGCTGAAACTGAAGCCAGCCGGGGGCTCGGTTTTCTTTCGGACAGATGCGAATTGATTTGGGCATAAAAAGACCTCGTCTTTTAAGATTTTGGATACAGAACGGTTATTTGATGACGGTTGAAATAGTCTAACCAGTTGGGTTCCGGTTTTTTTTCGGTAATGACGGCTGAGAGCATCTGCAGGTCAATGATTTTGTAGAGGGCTGGGCGGTCGAATTTGCTGCTGTCGGCCAGGAGGATGCATTCGCGGGCGTTGCGGGCCGCCAGCCGAAGCAGATGGGCGCTTTCGATGTCGATGGAGGTCAGCCCGAAGTCCTGGCTGATGCCGTCGGTGCCGAGGAAGGCCCGATAGCCCCGAAGCCGCTCGATGGTTTCGGAGGCCAGCGGCCCGACGGTATCCATTCGTTCGGGGCGGTACTGCCCGCCCAGCAGGAGCATATCGATGCCGGGGGACTGAAGTTCGAGGGCCGTGCGGACGGAATTGACGATGACGGACAGTCCCTTGCGCCCCCGCAGATGGGCGGCCATTCCAAAGCAGGTTGTGCCCGAGCCGATAAAGATTTGGTCGCCGTCCTGGACGAGGTTGGCCGCCAGCTGAGCGATGACGCGTTTGGCCTCGATGTTGCGCATCGATTTGGACAGGAAGGAGTAGTCGGAGTTTCGCGCGACCGCAGCGCCCCCTCGCGACAGTTCGAGCAGTCCTTCGGCGGCCAGATTGTGCAGGTC from Anaerohalosphaeraceae bacterium harbors:
- a CDS encoding DeoR/GlpR family DNA-binding transcription regulator; this encodes MNKRIMIPTIQQRREGILTLAYRQGHVSIRQLAEHLKVSEATVRRDLHNLAAEGLLELSRGGAAVARNSDYSFLSKSMRNIEAKRVIAQLAANLVQDGDQIFIGSGTTCFGMAAHLRGRKGLSVIVNSVRTALELQSPGIDMLLLGGQYRPERMDTVGPLASETIERLRGYRAFLGTDGISQDFGLTSIDIESAHLLRLAARNARECILLADSSKFDRPALYKIIDLQMLSAVITEKKPEPNWLDYFNRHQITVLYPKS